In Candidatus Binatota bacterium, the following are encoded in one genomic region:
- a CDS encoding DUF1566 domain-containing protein: MDRQPAMVLGSRVSGREPTMSIKSLVSFALTCAAAAALVAGTALAADPAVKCESGKLKEASKYSSCRLKADSKAVKKGEAADYAKCETKFADKWAKAENKAGAGNCPSEGDQSSMDSRITLDTAEIATLLAGGNAPTCSVDCGNGIVDAGEDCDFGDLNGDTCAGQGQFGSGLACGSGCVFDTGGCSATRYEDTGLGTVIDHQAGLEWQKTDDAGGLTDKDNSYSWSDAGGVPGGPHGTAFFVFLSGLNAPDGPGANPPQDWTTDTGCYAGRCDWRVPVLEELVTIIDCSFGDPCVDQSVFGPTNPSSKYWSSTTDSVGLQFPNHAWLQPMESWGAHTSPKTYEYPVRAVRGGP, translated from the coding sequence ATGGACAGACAGCCGGCAATGGTGCTAGGCTCGCGGGTCTCCGGGAGGGAACCCACCATGTCTATTAAGTCTCTCGTATCGTTTGCTCTTACCTGTGCCGCCGCTGCGGCCTTGGTCGCGGGAACCGCGCTGGCTGCCGACCCGGCGGTCAAGTGCGAGTCGGGCAAGCTCAAGGAGGCCAGCAAGTACAGTTCATGCCGGCTGAAGGCCGACTCCAAGGCCGTAAAAAAGGGGGAGGCGGCCGACTACGCCAAGTGCGAGACGAAGTTTGCAGACAAGTGGGCAAAGGCCGAAAACAAGGCGGGTGCCGGTAACTGTCCGAGCGAGGGCGACCAGTCCTCGATGGACTCGCGCATCACGCTGGACACGGCCGAGATCGCTACGCTGCTGGCTGGTGGAAACGCGCCGACCTGCTCGGTAGACTGCGGTAACGGTATCGTAGACGCGGGCGAAGATTGCGACTTTGGCGACTTGAATGGTGATACCTGCGCTGGCCAGGGGCAGTTTGGCAGCGGGCTGGCTTGCGGTTCAGGCTGCGTGTTTGATACGGGTGGCTGCTCGGCGACTCGTTACGAGGACACCGGACTCGGCACGGTGATCGACCACCAGGCGGGTCTCGAGTGGCAGAAGACCGACGACGCGGGGGGTCTTACCGATAAGGATAACAGTTATTCCTGGTCCGATGCGGGTGGTGTTCCAGGGGGTCCGCACGGTACGGCGTTCTTCGTGTTTCTGTCTGGACTGAACGCGCCAGACGGGCCTGGGGCAAATCCTCCGCAAGACTGGACAACGGATACGGGATGCTACGCGGGGCGTTGCGACTGGCGCGTGCCGGTACTCGAGGAACTGGTTACTATTATAGATTGTTCGTTTGGGGATCCCTGCGTAGACCAATCAGTGTTCGGCCCGACAAACCCGTCGTCTAAATACTGGTCGTCCACTACTGATTCGGTAGGCCTTCAATTTCCGAACCACGCGTGGCTCCAGCCCATGGAATCCTGGGGAGCACACACCTCTCCCAAGACCTATGAATACCCGGTGCGTGCCGTGCGTGGCGGCCCCTGA
- a CDS encoding thioredoxin family protein, whose product MRLLYCLTGLRRIAYLLPGVLFALTAASSPVGAAGGLVSTVLSMQGIDCQGCGMAAAAKLKGSEGVEEVSFDRGKAELAVDYDPSATDPATLASSVGELGYTVVVGEGKGRYLPDAEFSSELDVSWASRDGEAVDIEEHLAEGKVTVIDFYAKWCGPCRLVDREMFSILRARDDVALRKVNVNDWGSPVARQYLSKVPELPYVIVYSKTGRRVEAITGLDLQGLRAAIDRGASDG is encoded by the coding sequence ATGCGGCTTCTTTACTGCCTCACCGGGCTGCGGCGTATAGCTTACTTGTTGCCTGGCGTGTTGTTTGCGCTGACGGCTGCCTCGTCCCCGGTGGGCGCTGCGGGTGGGCTTGTCTCGACGGTACTGTCCATGCAGGGCATTGACTGCCAGGGCTGCGGGATGGCCGCGGCCGCCAAGCTCAAGGGTTCCGAGGGTGTCGAGGAGGTCTCCTTTGACCGAGGCAAGGCCGAGTTGGCCGTGGATTATGACCCGTCAGCGACCGATCCGGCAACGCTCGCCTCGTCGGTGGGCGAACTGGGCTACACGGTGGTTGTTGGAGAGGGCAAGGGCAGGTACCTGCCCGACGCCGAATTCTCTTCCGAACTGGACGTGTCCTGGGCGTCACGCGACGGCGAGGCGGTAGACATCGAGGAGCACCTGGCTGAGGGCAAGGTGACGGTGATCGATTTTTATGCCAAGTGGTGCGGTCCGTGTCGCCTGGTTGATCGCGAAATGTTCTCCATCCTGCGCGCTCGCGACGACGTGGCCCTGCGCAAGGTAAACGTCAACGACTGGGGTTCGCCCGTGGCCCGGCAGTACCTCAGCAAGGTCCCGGAGCTACCGTACGTGATCGTGTACTCGAAGACTGGCCGCAGGGTCGAAGCTATAACCGGTCTCGACCTTCAAGGATTGCGCGCGGCCATAGACCGCGGGGCTTCCGATGGGTAA